One window of the Lasioglossum baleicum chromosome 8, iyLasBale1, whole genome shotgun sequence genome contains the following:
- the LOC143211555 gene encoding arginine kinase-like — translation TTLISPDQHHQRHKNLINKSSAFHVSLIVSLPDIPWSCCSRRTVPGGDTVSARRDISEPETIATLERCFRLLAGNKYYPGLKSAGNSGTLINRCLKRPVFDRIKHRVTRMDHNLFDVIWPALKKHGTSNGSSIVSTSYSTVSTGSEDNDAVSVVAPDFESYTVFMEFFDPLIRDIHCVTASGELPDHPSPRFFLPEDDDRIETIDNIDDATIAAIETYDLDVQAKYIQAATIECCRNLEKYPFPLTLTVNQLEDVERVITSELMSPDISGIMAEGSSEDEPGTYFTLNEILDQPSPIRAQLAAAGLLLPITDFNLHDEKRLHGRHWPYGRGVYVASAGDLAAWVNVQDHLRIICRTGDNRPGLIGRAYARLAKIMVILEEALTFRTDRKLGFLSSRPYAVGNTLRFTMIIRFPELSKEYDNLKHLCVVRGLTVRETARHDTVKVTNQQSLSITEIQTLQDFSRAVSNILALEKEVAINNSMKIANLLAGIFRKRSSAKRFHN, via the coding sequence ACCACCCTGATCAGTCCCGATCAGCACCATCAACGCCATAAAAACCTGATTAACAAATCCTCGGCCTTTCACGTTTCGCTGATCGTCTCGCTCCCGGACATCCCGTGGTCCTGTTGCTCGAGACGAACAGTTCCCGGAGGCGATACGGTGTCAGCTCGCCGGGACATAAGCGAGCCGGAGACCATAGCTACTCTGGAGAGGTGTTTCCGATTGCTGGCAGGCAACAAGTACTATCCTGGTCTGAAATCAGCGGGGAACTCTGGTACACTGATCAACCGTTGCCTGAAACGGCCCGTGTTCGATCGTATCAAGCACCGTGTGACTCGCATGGACCACAACCTGTTTGATGTGATCTGGCCCGCTTTAAAGAAGCATGGCACCTCGAACGGCAGCAGCATTGTGAGTACCTCGTACTCGACTGTCAGCACCGGCTCCGAAGACAACGACGCTGTATCCGTCGTGGCGCCGGACTTCGAGAGCTACACCGTCTTCATGGAGTTCTTCGACCCTTTGATCAGAGACATCCACTGCGTGACAGCAAGTGGCGAACTACCCGATCATCCTTCACCGAGATTCTTCCTGCCAGAGGACGACGATAGGATAGAGACGATAGACAACATCGACGATGCAACCATAGCCGCGATAGAGACCTATGATCTTGATGTCCAGGCGAAATACATTCAGGCTGCGACGATAGAGTGCTGCAGAAACTTAGAAAAGTATCCATTCCCATTGACTCTAACCGTGAATCAATTAGAAGACGTAGAACGTGTGATTACGTCTGAACTAATGAGTCCGGACATTTCGGGGATTATGGCTGAAGGTAGCAGCGAAGACGAACCTGGCACCTATTTCACTCTGAACGAAATCCTAGACCAACCCAGCCCCATTAGAGCCCAATTAGCAGCCGCTGGATTATTGCTACCAATTACCGATTTTAATTTACACGACGAGAAACGATTACATGGCAGACACTGGCCTTATGGTAGAGGAGTTTACGTAGCTTCGGCGGGCGATTTAGCCGCCTGGGTGAACGTGCAGGATCATTTGAGGATTATCTGTCGAACCGGGGATAACAGACCAGGTCTGATAGGAAGAGCCTATGCGAGGCTAGCAAAGATTATGGTGATACTCGAGGAAGCTCTGACGTTTCGAACAGACAGGAAGTTGGGGTTCCTCAGCTCGAGACCTTACGCTGTAGGGAACACTCTGAGGTTCACTATGATCATAAGATTCCCGGAACTGTCGAAAGAGTACGATAACCTGAAGCATTTGTGCGTGGTGCGAGGACTTACTGTTCGGGAAACAGCAAGACACGATACTGTCAAGGTCACTAACCAGCAGTCTTTGAGCATCACGGAGATCCAGACTCTCCAGGACTTCTCCAGGGCCGTGTCGAATATCCTGGCGTTGGAGAAGGAAGTGGCGATAAACAACTCGATGAAAATCGCGAACCTACTCGCGGGAATATTTCGGAAACGCAGCAGCGCGAAACGTTTTCATAATTGA